A genomic segment from Torulaspora globosa chromosome 3, complete sequence encodes:
- a CDS encoding uncharacterized protein (ancestral locus Anc_8.299), translating to MAEQVSGMEPGRFDPTIPHLLPHENMYKIQVGTKLFKISGASLSSDGPSFFTERFAGTKSQGENVLFIDRSAEIFELIYLHLQGYFIEIKDEVQFTMLFADAMYYGLPRLRALLREYEYYFANISGRTFKIARSLFSREGDSPNYFSMTSNALYADSHAGVFINKKLIRPPPQSALSVPRSAELFQELLQLLGGASLELDDKRRESLIKECRYYRFLNLEQRLIKARASFNQLTQGETILLALKDIARNGVSFNQSSKPMAQDGCCPTATTGENTPVSVSDDQQPLLKKPKTDVPADKARKNWNLAQYKRPYLDTRTRDLLFQIDTMDCTLIFNRQRKTVHLEMMDQAAMHFEKVFAAVLHENDVDLSKFRIKDQRKSAHLGLPACLSIGDCVVNGSRCSQIYRLVAESSCDEKVVDLTNADKLSYCSGLQLHLTKSIWKLGVSNGDIILIALKVDAFTGAREFCKKLDYL from the coding sequence ATGGCAGAACAGGTGAGCGGTATGGAGCCTGGCCGCTTCGATCCTACGATACCGCATCTGCTGCCACATGAAAATATGTACAAGATTCAGGTTGGTAcgaagctgttcaagattAGTGGCGCTTCTCTCAGCTCTGATGGCCCTAGCTTTTTTACCGAGAGGTTTGCAGGGACCAAGTCGCAGGGCGAGAATGTGCTGTTCATAGACCGGTCGGCAgagatcttcgagctgATCTACCTGCACCTGCAGGGCTACTTCATCGAGATCAAGGATGAGGTGCAGTTCACGATGTTGTTTGCGGACGCGATGTACTACGGACTGCCCCGGCTGCGGGCGCTGCTGAGGGAGTACGAGTACTACTTTGCGAACATCAGCGGAAGGACGTTCAAGATTGCCAGGAGTCTGTTTTCCAGAGAGGGCGACTCGCCAAACTACTTCTCGATGACCTCAAATGCGCTGTATGCGGACTCGCATGCTGGGGTgttcatcaacaagaagctgatcAGGCCGCCGCCGCAGTCTGCGCTCTCGGTGCCGCGGTCAGCGGAGCTGTTTcaggagctgctgcaaCTGCTTGGCGGCGCGTCTTTGGAGCTGGACGACAAGAGACGCGAGTCTCTGATCAAGGAGTGTCGTTATTACAGGTTTTTGAACCTGGAGCAGCGGCTGATCAAGGCTCGCGCGTCGTTCAATCAGCTCACCCAGGGTGAGACCATCCTGCTGGCTTTGAAGGATATTGCGAGAAACGGCGTCAGCTTTAACCAGTCGAGCAAGCCAATGGCACAGGATGGCTGTTGTCCGACCGCAACGACAGGCGAGAACACGCCGGTGTCGGTGTCGGACGACCAGCAGccgctgctgaagaaaccCAAGACGGACGTCCCAGCGGACAAGGCCAGGAAAAACTGGAATCTGGCACAGTACAAGAGACCGTATCTCGACACCCGGACGCGCGAccttctcttccagatcGATACCATGGATTGCActctcatcttcaaccGCCAGCGCAAGACGGTGCACCTGGAGATGATGGACCAGGCGGCGATGCATTTCGAGAAGGTCTTCGCTGCGGTGCTACACGAGAACGATGTGGACCTGTCCAAGTTCAGAATAAAAGACCAGAGAAAGAGCGCGCATCTGGGTCTCCCCGCATGCCTTTCGATCGGGGACTGTGTAGTGAACGGATCCAGATGTTCTCAGATCTACAGACTTGTTGCAGAGTCCAGCTGCGACGAGAAAGTCGTTGATCTCACAAACGCGGACAAATTGTCTTACTGCAGCGGTCTGCAATTGCACTTAACAAAGTCTATCTGGAAGTTGGGGGTCAGCAATGGAGATATAATACTGATAGCGCTGAAGGTAGACGCCTTCACTGGAGCTCGGGAGTTTTGTAAGAAGCTAGATTATTTATAG
- a CDS encoding uncharacterized protein (ancestral locus Anc_8.298): MLDQIPLNCFANVARFLSQDDKVCLTRVSRSMYDRTVPYLYRRLYLNRRPHFRSDLDTSLGVQTWSVLRIPLLGSREEEIVEAEHAFRLLVRSLRSNVRLCHYIKSVYCALHINRDILFELISLLTDNGTVLQFFDNYLELDVMQELSWIAPRLKSLNVPPPSKLPEQRATGEYWLEIARLQSYYDWDMIRSLTLHIPASTLLGWFSKPLRISSLTLNLRPDTYLYAQQPLYALFDVDTLKELRIVSWYKGADTNVCKMWRLYDFYRFRNVTSLTLLSLDANNEYLRECAQHFTKLEKLQVDFLLDVPLDGTTLSAFRKAECSQTLRYIDVKFEPLDPPLLSINRNYFLPRLTCRCSDCRETFEQIIIKKYFPTQEKLRINSMLDVNARNFIMHMFTLFPILPHTDFIDSKPAIAYLYCTPEEHAAKVNELLRHDPSSDKAITAQDIICLYYAHIHSLKRTFDYFNSGFPQLEFLVLNDLPTRITRGERQQTVNMPLFYSQNYTSNQEYLIVNDESLFD, from the coding sequence ATGCTAGATCAGATCCCGCTCAACTGCTTCGCAAACGTCGCTAGGTTTCTCTCGCAAGATGACAAGGTTTGTTTGACTCGGGTATCGAGGTCGATGTATGACAGAACTGTCCCGTATCTATACCGAAGGTTGTACCTGAACAGGAGACCACACTTTCGTAGCGATCTGGACACCTCTTTGGGAGTCCAGACGTGGTCTGTGCTGCGTATCCCGCTTCTTGGCTCTCGAGAGGAGGAAATCGTCGAAGCGGAACATGCTTTCAGATTATTGGTTAGATCTCTCCGGTCGAACGTCAGGCTCTGCCACTACATCAAGTCGGTGTACTGCGCGTTGCACATAAATCGCGATATCCTATTTGAGCTTATCAGTCTTTTGACGGATAACGGCACAGTTTTGCAGTTCTTTGACAATTATCTAGAGCTGGATGTTATGCAAGAGTTATCATGGATTGCCCCTCGGTTAAAATCATTGAATGTGCCTCCGCCAAGTAAGCTTCCTGAGCAAAGGGCCACGGGTGAATACTGGCTGGAAATCGCCCGTCTGCAGAGCTACTATGATTGGGACATGATCAGATCGCTGACGCTACATATCCCTGCTTCCACGCTTTTGGGCTGGTTCTCGAAACCTTTGAGAATATCGAGCCTCACCCTTAACTTGAGGCCGGACACCTATCTATATGCCCAGCAGCCGCTTTACGCATTGTTTGATGTCGATACCCTCAAAGAACTGAGGATAGTGTCATGGTATAAAGGAGCAGATACCAATGTCTGCAAGATGTGGCGCTTGTACGATTTCTACAGGTTCCGTAATGTAACATCCCTGACTTTGTTGTCTTTGGATGCGAACAATGAATATCTGAGAGAATGTGCTCAGCACTTTACCAAATTGGAGAAACTACAGGTTGACTTTCTCCTCGATGTTCCGCTGGATGGCACGACCTTGAGCGCTTTTCGAAAGGCGGAGTGTTCCCAGACCTTGAGGTACATCGATGTGAAGTTTGAACCGCTAGATCCACCGCTGCTCTCAATCAACAGGAATTACTTTCTCCCGAGACTAACATGTCGCTGTAGCGATTGCCGAGAAACCTTCGAACAGATTATAATAAAAAAATACTTTCCAACTCAGGAGAAATTGCGCATCAATAGCATGCTTGATGTCAATGCGAGAAACTTCATAATGCACATGTTCACATTGTTTCCCATACTGCCGCACACTGACTTCATCGACAGCAAACCTGCTATAGCTTACCTGTATTGCACACCGGAGGAGCATGCAGCTAAAGTCaatgagcttcttcgacacGATCCTTCTAGTGACAAAGCCATTACTGCTCAAGACATTATATGTTTGTATTACGCTCACATTCACTCTCTCAAGAGGACATTCGATTACTTCAATTCAGGATTCCCGCAATTGGAGTTCTTGGTCCTCAATGATTTGCCAACACGAATAACGCGTGGAGAGCGCCAGCAGACCGTCAATATGCCACTGTTTTATTCCCAAAATTATACAAGTAATCAGGAATATTTGATAGTAAATGATGAGTCGCTATTCGATTGA
- the YCF1 gene encoding ATP-binding cassette glutathione S-conjugate transporter YCF1 (ancestral locus Anc_8.303) → MDESLPLEGWICKLCKSPEGFGPITFYGDLSRCFIDGVVLNGAALFGFVFGLTNLAKLCRKKHPGWKYRTDWILVSRLSLVVLQFVFLVLAAFKSFRLEENDVAARSQYFLTLISLLVAFALHYVEYYRCKVSNTVLLFYWLWLTIGYSSKTINFLIRHSYEGVWPLGHGMFVLALFQSINAFLVLLLEALPRKHLMPYQVISERVSRRKENPYDSANVFSRISFSWMTDLMRTGYQKYLVETDLYKLPESFGSAELSEKFVNNWQDQVKCRSKPSLTWTLWVTFRSKLLVAAIFKVGFDILAFTQPQLLRILIKFVTDYNEERKQAGSSLAQGFDVIGKHVQKLPIVRGFMISIAMFAVSFIQTSILHQYFLNSFNSGMNIKSALTSVIYKKALVLSNEAADTSSTGDIVNLMSVDVQRLQDLTQWCHLIWSGPFQILLCLISLYKLLGRSMWVGVIILLIMMPLNSLLMRIQKKLQKIQMKNKDERTRLISEILNNIKSLKLYSWEAPYKKKLEHVRNDKELKNLTKMGVYMAMTMFQFNIVPFLVSCSTFAVFVFTEKRPLTTDLVFPALTLFNLLSFPLNVVPMVLTAFIEASVSITRLTAFLMNEELQKDAVHHLPKVGNANEVAIKLSDDATFLWKRKPEYRVALKNINLEVKKGELACVVGKVGSGKSALIQSLLGDLYRVKGSAAVHGRIAYVSQVPWIMNGTVKENILFGHKYDPHFYDLTIKACALTIDLDILPDGDETMVGEKGISLSGGQKARLSLARATYARADTYLLDDPLAAVDEHVSKHLIEHILGPNGLLKSKTKLLTTNKISVLAVADSVTLIENGEIIQHGSYDDVSNDLDTPLAKLVKEFGKKNTSDDVSKTSSSVSVPSVPVKEELEGLQKVNNINFDSDSAESLRRASDATLVSIDFDDDENSATREHREQGKVKWEIYWEYAKACNPRNVFIFLFFIVLSMFLSVMGNVWLKHWSEVNSRYGSNPHIGRYLGIYLALGVSSALSTLIQTVVLWVFCTIRGSRHLHAVMTNSVLRAPMIFFETTPIGRILNRFSNDIYKVDELLGRTFSQFFVNVTKVSFTIIVICFTTWQFTFIILPMSWLYLYYQQYYLRTSRELRRLDSVTKSPIYAHFQESLGGLSTIRGYNQQKRFVHINQSRIDNNMSAFYPSVNANRWLAFRLEFIGTIIIFGAASLSILRLKQGTLTPGMIGLSLSYALQITQSLNWIVRMTVEVETNIVSVERIKEYSEIKSEAPLMIEGHRPPEEWPDKGDIKFEHYSTRYRPEMNLVLKDINLHIKPREKIGIVGRTGAGKSSLTLSLFRMIEAAEGRIVIDGIAINEIGLFDLRHKLSIIPQDSQVFEGTIRENIDPTNQYTDEQIWRVLELSHLKDHVLSMSKDGLMTNLNEGGSNFSVGQRQLMCLARALLIPSKVLVLDEATAAVDVETDKLIQQTIRTAFKDRTILTIAHRLNTIMDSDRILVLDAGRVCEFDTPAKLLENRESLFFSLCNEAGLTNQ, encoded by the coding sequence ATGGACGAGTCTTTGCCATTGGAGGGCTGGATTTGTAAGCTTTGTAAATCGCCAGAAGGTTTTGGACCCATCACATTTTATGGCGATTTGAGCCGATGCTTCATTGATGGAGTTGTTCTGAATGGTGCTGCCTTGTTTGGATTTGTGTTTGGTTTGACTAATCTGGCCAAGCTCTGTCGAAAGAAGCATCCCGGTTGGAAATATAGAACAGACTGGATTCTTGTGTCGAGACTATCATTGGTGGTCCTCCAGTTCGTTTTCCTTGTTTTGGCCGCTTTCAAGTCATTTAGACTCGAAGAGAATGATGTAGCAGCTCGCAGTCAATATTTTCTGACTCTCATCTCCCTATTGGTTGCGTTTGCATTACATTACGTGGAATACTACAGGTGCAAAGTTTCCAATACTGTTCTACTGTTCTACTGGCTATGGTTAACAATTGGATATTCTAGCAAGACGATAAACTTTCTCATTCGGCACTCTTATGAGGGCGTTTGGCCGTTGGGTCACGGCATGTTTGTGTTGGCGTTATTTCAGAGTATCAATGCGTTCCTGGTGTTGCTGCTAGAAGCTCTGCCAAGGAAGCACCTCATGCCTTATCAAGTTATTAGTGAACGAGTTTCCCGCAGAAAGGAGAATCCGTATGACTCCGCTAACGTGTTCTCAAGAATCTCGTTTTCATGGATGACAGATCTCATGAGGACTGGATACCAGAAATACTTGGTAGAGACGGATCTTTACAAACTTCCGGAAAGTTTCGGTAGTGCTGAGCTGTCGGAGAAATTTGTAAATAACTGGCAGGATCAGGTAAAATGTAGATCCAAGCCATCGTTGACTTGGACTCTGTGGGTCACTTTCCGCTCGAAATTGCTGGTTGCTGCCATTTTTAAAGTTGGGTTCGATATATTAGCGTTTACGCAACCACAATTGCTaagaatcttgatcaaatttgtCACTGACTACAACgaagagagaaagcaaGCAGGGTCATCGTTGGCACAAGGTTTCGACGTGATTGGCAAACATGTCCAGAAATTGCCAATTGTAAGAGGGTTCATGATTTCAATTGCCATGTTTGCAGTTAGTTTCATCCAAACTTCTATTTTGCACCAATATTTCCTCAATTCATTCAACAGTGGTATGAACATCAAGAGTGCGTTGACCTCTGTTATTTATAAAAAGGCCTTGGTTTTGTCGAACGAAGCAGCAGATACGTCATCGACCGGCGATATAGTGAATTTGATGAGTGTCGACGTTCAAAGACTGCAGGATTTGACGCAATGGTGTCATTTAATTTGGTCAGGTCCATTCCAAATCTTGTTATGCCTTATCTCCCTTTACAAACTTCTAGGCAGATCAATGTGGGTTGGTGTAATTATCCTATTGATTATGATGCCATTGAATTCCCTGCTCATGAGAATTCAGAAAAAACTACAAAAGATTCAAATGAAAAATAAGGATGAGAGGACGAGACTCATCAGCGAGATACTCAACAATATTAAGTCCTTGAAACTGTACTCTTGGGAAGCTCCttacaagaaaaaactTGAACATGTTAGGAATGAtaaagaactgaagaacttAACCAAGATGGGTGTGTACATGGCTATGACAATGTTCCAGTTCAACATTGTGCCCTTCTTAGTATCATGTTCAACCTTTGCCGTGTTCGTTTTCACCGAGAAGAGACCCTTGACAACTGACCTCGTTTTCCCAGCTTTGACTCTGTTTAACCTGTTGTCGTTCCCACTAAACGTCGTTCCTATGGTTTTGACCGCTTTCATCGAAGCGTCAGTCTCGATCACAAGATTAACGGCATTCCTGATGAACGAGGAGCTGCAAAAGGACGCTGTGCACCATTTGCCCAAGGTGGGCAACGCAAATGAAGTAGCCATTAAACTATCTGACGACGCTACTTTCCTATGGAAACGTAAGCCTGAGTACAGGGTCGCgttgaagaacatcaatTTGGAGGTCAAGAAAGGTGAATTGGCCTGTGTTGTTGGTAAGGTTGGTAGTGGTAAAAGTGCCTTGATTCAGAGTCTCTTGGGTGACCTTTATCGAGTAAAAGGTTCTGCTGCCGTCCATGGTAGGATTGCCTATGTTAGTCAAGTTCCTTGGATCATGAACGGAACTGTTAAGGAAAATATTCTCTTCGGTCATAAATATGACCCTCATTTCTACGATTTGACAATCAAAGCCTGCGCGCTGACGATTGACCTTGATATTTTGCCTGATGGTGATGAGACTATGGTCGGTGAAAAGGGTATCTCTCTTTCTGGTGGTCAAAAAGCTCGTCTCTCTCTTGCCAGAGCCACCTATGCAAGAGCAGATACTTATTTGTTGGATGATCCCCTCGCTGCGGTTGATGAACACGTTTCAAAGCATTTGATTGAACACATCTTGGGTCCTAACGGcctgttgaagagcaaaACTAAATTGTTGACTACCAACAAAATATCAGTTCTAGCAGTTGCGGATTCCGTCACACTAATTGAAAATGGTGAAATAATTCAACATGGCTCATATGATGATGTTTCAAATGATCTCGATACACCATTAGCGAAACTAGTTAAGGAATTcggaaagaagaatacgTCTGACGATGTGTCGAAAACCTCTAGTTCTGTGAGCGTACCTAGTGTGCCAGTgaaggaagagcttgaaggaTTACAGAAAGTCAATAATATTAATTTCGATTCAGACTCCGCTGAAAGTTTGAGGAGGGCCAGTGATGCGACTTTAGTTAGTATAGATTTTGATGACGACGAGAACTCGGCTACCAGGGAACATAGAGAGCAAGGAAAAGTGAAATGGGAAATCTACTGGGAATATGCGAAAGCTTGTAACCCAAGAAACGTGTTTAtatttctgttcttcattGTCCTGTCGATGTTCCTCTCAGTTATGGGAAATGTCTGGTTGAAGCATTGGTCTGAGGTCAATTCAAGATATGGAAGTAATCCGCATATTGGCCGTTACCTGGGCATCTATCTTGCGCTTGGTGTCAGCTCGGCTTTATCGACTTTGATTCAAACGGTTGTTCTCTGGGTTTTCTGCACTATTCGTGGTTCCCGTCATTTACACGCGGTAATGACCAACTCGGTGCTGAGGGCACCAATGATCTTTTTTGAGACAACGCCAATAGGCCGCATCTTGAATAGGTTTTCGAATGACATCTACAAGGTGGATGAGCTTCTCGGAAGAACGTTTTCTCAATTTTTCGTTAATGTCACTAAAGTTTCCTTCACTATCATAGTAATCTGTTTCACTACCTGGCAATTTACCTTCATTATATTACCAATGAGCTGGCTCTACCTCTATTATCAACAGTATTACTTGAGGACATCAAGAGAACTCCGTCGTCTGGATTCAGTGACCAAGTCACCTATCTATGCACatttccaagaaagtttAGGAGGATTATCCACTATCCGTGGCTATAATCAGCAGAAGAGATTCGTTCATATAAACCAGTCTCGCATTGATAACAATATGAGTGCATTTTACCCTTCTGTGAACGCTAACCGTTGGTTGGCGTTCAGATTAGAATTTATTGGAACGATAATTATTTTCGGTGCTGCATCTTTGTCTATTTTAAGGTTAAAACAGGGTACGTTGACCCCAGGTATGATTGGCTTATCATTAAGTTACGCTTTGCAGATTACCCAATCACTAAACTGGATTGTTAGAATGACCGTCGAAGTGGAGACCAATATTGTGTCCGTTGAGAGAATCAAGGAATACTCGGAGATCAAGAGCGAGGCACCACTAATGATTGAAGGTCACAGACCCCCTGAAGAATGGCCTGATAAAGGAGATATCAAGTTCGAGCACTATTCGACAAGGTACAGACCGGAGATGAACTTGGTACTGAAGGATATCAATTTACATATCAAACCTCGTGAGAAGATTGGTATTGTTGGAAGAACAGGTGCAGGTAAGTCATCATTGACGCTTTCATTGTTCAGAATGATCGAAGCGGCCGAAGGCCGCATAGTCATTGATGGCATCGCAATCAATGAGATCGGCCTGTTTGATTTGAGACACAAACTTTCAATTATTCCTCAGGACAGTCAAGTTTTCGAGGGTACAATTCGAGAGAACATCGATCCCACGAACCAGTATACGGACGAACAAATCTGGAGAGTGCTTGAATTGTCACACTTAAAGGACCATGTTTTGAGCATGAGTAAAGATGGCCTGATGACTAACTTAAACGAGGGCGGAAGTAATTTCAGTGTTGGACAAAGGCAGCTCATGTGTTTGGCTCGAGCACTACTAATACCTTCGAAAGTCTTAGTCCTCGACGAAGCCACTGCGGCTGTGGATGTTGAAACCGATAAGCTAATTCAACAAACAATCCGTACGGCTTTTAAAGACAGGACAATCCTAACGATTGCCCACAGATTGAATACAATCATGGACAGTGACCGAATTCTGGTGTTGGATGCTGGAAGGGTTTGTGAATTTGATACTCCAGCAAAACTGCTGGAGAACCGAGAATCATTGTTTTTCTCGTTATGTAATGAGGCTGGTTTAACCAATCAATAG
- the HOG1 gene encoding mitogen-activated protein kinase HOG1 (ancestral locus Anc_8.302) yields MATHEEFIRTQVFGTVFEITNRYTDLNPVGMGAFGLVCSATDTLAQQPVAIKKIMKPFSTAVLAKRTYRELKLLKHLRHENLICLQDIFLSPLEDIYFVTELQGTDLHRLLQTRPLEKQFVQYFLYQILRGLKYVHSAGVIHRDLKPSNILINENCDLKICDFGLARIQDPQMTGYVSTRYYRAPEIMLTWQKYDVEVDIWSAGCIFAEMTEGKPLFPGKDHVHQFSIITDLLGSPPEDVINTICSENTLKFVTSLPHRDPVPFHDRFKTVEPDAVDLLEKMLVFDPKKRITAADALVHPYLAPYHDPTDEPVADAKFDWHFNDADLPVDTWRVMMYSEILDFHKIGGGDGQIDTSATFDDQVAAATAAAAQAAATAQAQARANGSTRPLNGSRNGNANSNVNSNASLKAARDAANDTITNYGNQAIHYANEFQ; encoded by the coding sequence ATGGCTACACATGAAGAGTTTATCAGAACACAAGTGTTTGGTACGGTGTTCGAGATCACAAACCGTTACACGGATTTGAATCCCGTCGGGATGGGGGCATTTGGTCTCGTTTGCTCGGCCACGGACACTCTGGCTCAGCAGCCGGTGGCGATCAAAAAAATCATGAAGCCCTTCTCGACAGCAGTGCTGGCAAAAAGGACATATCGGGAGTTGAAACTGTTGAAACATCTAAGACACGAGAACCTGATCTGTCTGCAGGACATATTCTTGAGTCCGTTGGAAGATATTTATTTTGTCACCGAGCTACAGGGCACTGATTTACATCGGCTGTTACAGACAAGGCCCTTGGAAAAACAGTTTGTTCAGTACTTCCTATACCAGATTTTGCGTGGATTGAAATATGTTCACTCGGCAGGGGTGATCCACAGGGATTTGAAGCCAAGCAACATTTTGATAAACGAAAACTGTGACCTAAAGATATGCGATTTTGGGCTCGCCAGGATTCAGGATCCTCAGATGACTGGGTATGTCTCGACACGGTACTACAGGGCGCCGGAGATCATGTTGACGTGGCAGAAATACGACGTAGAGGTCGACATCTGGTCGGCAGGCTGTATCTTTGCAGAGATGACCGAAGGTAAGCCTTTATTCCCAGGCAAGGATCACGTGCATCAGTTCTCTATCATTACCGATTTGCTTGGTTCACCGCCAGAGGACGTTATCAATACCATTTGTTCCGAGAATACGCTCAAGTTTGTCACTTCGCTGCCTCACAGGGACCCGGTTCCTTTCCACGATCGGTTCAAGACTGTGGAGCCGGATGCGGTGGATCTATTGGAGAAAATGCTGGTCTTcgatccaaagaagagaatcACTGCAGCAGATGCCCTGGTACACCCATATCTGGCACCATACCATGATCCGACTGATGAACCAGTGGCAGACGCTAAGTTCGATTGGCATTTCAACGACGCAGATCTGCCAGTGGACACTTGGCGCGTGATGATGTACTCCGAGATTTTGGACTTCCACAAGATCGGCGGTGGCGACGGTCAGATCGACACCTCTGCTACGTTCGATGACCAGGTGGCAGCAGCCACTGCCGCTGCCGCTCAGGCGGCTGCCACCGCTCAAGCACAAGCTAGAGCGAATGGCTCTACTCGGCCGTTGAACGGCAGCAGGAATGGAAACGCAAATTCAAATGTTAATTCAAATGCAAGCTTGAAGGCTGCTCGGGACGCTGCCAACGACACAATCACGAACTATGGTAACCAGGCGATTCATTATGCCAATGAGTTTCAATAG
- the AHP1 gene encoding thioredoxin peroxidase AHP1 (ancestral locus Anc_8.300) has translation MSDLLNKPLPTGDLKFQWIDIDEQDPNQESCKMPQTEEWSKFIAQNKTVVLTGAPAAFSPTCSINHIPDYVSYLGELVKDKKVDQVVVVTVDNPFANQAWAKSLGVKNTAHIKFASDAGAKLVRKLGLELPVGDDVYWSGRWAAVVKNGVVTYVGKEKNPATDVTVSSVESVLAHL, from the coding sequence ATGTCTGACCTATTGAACAAGCCACTACCAACTGGTGATTTGAAATTCCAGTGGATCGACATCGATGAGCAGGATCCAAACCAGGAGTCGTGTAAGATGCCACAGACCGAGGAATGGTCCAAGTTCATCGCCCAGAACAAGACCGTGGTGCTTACCGGGGCGCCAGCTGCGTTCTCGCCAACCTGTTCCATTAACCACATCCCAGATTACGTGAGCTACCTGGGCGAGCTGgtcaaggacaagaaggtCGACCAGGTGGTTGTCGTCACCGTCGACAACCCGTTCGCAAACCAGGCGTGGGCCAAGTCGCTGGGCGTCAAGAACACCGCCCACATCAAGTTCGCCTCCGACGCGGGCGCCAAACTGGTCAGGAAGCTGGGCCTCGAGCTGCCTGTCGGCGACGACGTCTACTGGTCCGGCAGATGGGCTGCCGTGGTCAAGAACGGCGTCGTCACCTACGTCGGCAAGGAGAAGAACCCTGCCACGGACGTGACCGTCTCCTCCGTTGAAAGCGTTCTGGCCCACTTGTAA
- the FIN1 gene encoding Fin1p (ancestral locus Anc_8.297) yields the protein MAYKRPTHELQDITNVMELSADLSHQSNVFKRLSTSPTKAYPDDISKPAMRLSPVKRSPNKLRTQLTPKRLASPECLKNYIPRITQSMDRPHFNRQEKVEKYEDEGSVTNLVFPSSPTKMAFRSEKKIGGDGSLSKLRSRFSNGLLSPQRFASGASSRLQGTNLFSKLEEEAEEAEKDGERTLNFKRAPERQKSTNPQEHSKIGKKRQQKTVKFQIPATGGENDMSERMNYLELTLSQVLKRQKELEDRLMMMEQRTHQDEET from the coding sequence ATGGCGTACAAGAGACCAACGCATGAGTTACAGGATATCACCAATGTCATGGAGCTGTCTGCTGATTTATCTCACCAAAGTAATGTCTTCAAGAGGTTAAGTACGTCACCAACCAAAGCATACCCTGATGACATCTCGAAGCCGGCAATGAGGTTATCACCAGTCAAGAGAAGCCCAAACAAGCTCAGAACTCAGTTGACGCCGAAGCGGTTGGCGTCACCAGAGTGTTTGAAGAACTACATTCCACGAATAACGCAAAGTATGGACCGGCCGCATTTTAATAGACAGGAGAAAGTTGAGAAGTACGAAGACGAAGGATCTGTCACAAATCTAGTTTTCCCGTCTTCGCCAACCAAGATGGCCTTCAGATCGGAGAAAAAGATTGGAGGCGATGGCTCCTTGAGCAAGCTTAGATCGAGGTTTAGCAACGGGTTGCTGTCCCCTCAGCGGTTTGCTAGTGGAGCTTCGTCTAGACTACAGGGCACTAACCTCTTCAGCAAACTGGAAGAGGAGGCCgaagaggcagaaaagGACGGTGAAAGAACTCTTAATTTTAAGAGGGCGCCTGAGAGACAGAAATCAACGAATCCACAGGAGCACTCCAAAATCGGTAAAAAAAGACAGCAGAAGACTGTGAAGTTCCAAATTCCTGCTACAGGTGGAGAGAACGACATGAGCGAAAGAATGAACTACCTGGAACTTACTTTGTCTCAAGTGCTTAAACGTCAAAAAGAACTAGAAGATcgcttgatgatgatggaACAACGCACCCAtcaggatgaagaaacttgA
- the CCW12 gene encoding Ccw12p (ancestral locus Anc_8.301) — translation MQFSTVASVAAVAAVASAASNVTTATATKQETTLVTITSCESHVCSETVSPALVSTATVTISNVVTEITTFCPLPTTHSTTAPSTSAAPAANTTLTTGTASSTHSVSSFTGAAAKALPAAGALFAGAAALLL, via the coding sequence ATGCAATTCTCTACCGTCGCttctgttgctgctgtcgctgctgtGGCCTCTGCCGCTTCTAACGTCACCACTGCCACTGCTACCAAGCAGGAGACTACTTTGGTCACCATCACTTCCTGTGAGTCTCACGTCTGTTCCGAGACtgtttctccagctttgGTTTCCACTGCTACTGTCACCATCAGCAACGTTGTCACTGAGATCACTACCTTCTGCCCATTGCCAACCACCCACTCAACCACGGCTCCATCTACCTCTGCTGCCCCAGCTGCTAACACCACCCTAACCACTGGTACTGCTTCTTCTACCCACAGTGTCAGCTCTTTCACTGGTGCTGCTGCCAAGGCTTTgccagctgctggtgctttGTTCGCTGGTGCCGCTGCTTTGTTGTTGTAA